The DNA window CGTCGACGAACAGCAACGTcgttttatctaaaatatatatgaaatatatttatttatttatttattttctttccttcttttggaGAATGAAATGAATTGGCTTGATTATTTACACTGCAGATGAATGAACCTTTTGTTTTCTGCAGAAGAGAAAGGGGGGCATATTGAATTTGGCACCCCTTAGTTTTGGGCTTCTGGCGGCCCATGTATCCTTGGGCCTTTTGTTTTTGGGCTACACGATGGGAAGGTGAGCGCTTATGCTGAAATCTCGTGCCCTTGTCTTCAGGGCTTCAAGCCGGCCATCCCTATAGCTAGCAGTCAGGAACTTTAATTACCGcgcccaaattttaatttgttttttaaagttataaaaCAGATTGTGagagttttttagaaaaataaaataatatccaaataaaatgtaaaacattatatttatctgatttaataaaaaataaacaaatttaatggTATGgctcatttttcattaatttataatgGTTTAGATTCGTTTTCATGTCTATGCAATAACTAGTTTTCTCACATGCATTCTTAAATTAGAAAATTCTGAAGAGTTTTTTTTCgttatctatataatataatggAGTGGTTATTGTTATCATCCTCGTCGTAATGATGGGAGGATTGTTATATCAGGTATTAATGAAATCATCgatcttcatataaaaaaatattacaacaaTAATTCAATTTCGAAATAAAAAACTCTCATCGCTAgctatatatagacacacacacacacacacacggaaAACAGGATAAGAGGCAAAAGCCACAAAAGCATTTAGATCAGGAAGAATCAATGGATGAACCTGGCGAGCTCCACATAGCCATGTTCCCATGGCTTGCTTTCGGTCATATAATCCCATATCTAGAGCTCGCCAAGCTAATAGCTCAAAGGGGTCACAAGATCTCCTTTATATCCACTCCACGAAACATCCAGCGTTTACCATCTATACCTCCAAATTTAACACCACGAATCAATTTAGTGAGCCTTTCTTTACCCCATGTAGAAAATCTCCCAAACAACGCAGAGGCCACCATAGACTTGCCTTTCGACAAAATTCCATACCTAAAGGAAGCCTATGACAGACTCCAAGAttctttatttcacttcttaCATTCTTCTTCTCCAGATTGGATCATCTTTGATTTCGCTCCCTACTGGTTGCCTGAGATAGCAACCAAGCTTGGGATCTCTGGTGTTTTCTTTAGCATTTTTGGTGCAGGGACCATATCCTTCGCCGGACCATCATACTCAGCAATGCTCAACGGCGACGATCCAAGGACCGAACCGCAGCACTTCACGGTCCCTCCAAAGTGGGTCACATTTCCCTCTAAAGTTGCATTTCGCATCCATGAAGCTAAGCGGTTTTTGGATCAAATAGAAGTGAACAGTTCAGGTGTCACTGATATATTTCGTTGGGGATCCGTGCTTGCTGGCTGTGATGTTATAGCCCTAAGGAGCTGCTTAGAGCTAGAGGCTGATTTCTTAAGACTCGTGGAAGACCTTCACTGTAAGCCTGTAATCCCAGTAGGCCTACTCCCACCATCTGCTCAGTTTAGCGAGGGCGGGGTGGATGAAAAGTGGGTTACGATCAGCGAGTGGCTAGACAAGCAAACCCAAGGATATGTGGTTTACATAGCGTTTGGAAGCGAGTTAACAATGAATCAAAATGAAATAACTGAATTGGCTCTCGGGTTAGAGTTATCAGGTCTGCCTTTCTTTTGGGCTTTTAGGAACCGGGATGACTCGGTCAGGTTACCAGATGGATTTGAGGAACGAGTAAAAGGACGTGGAGTGGTGTGGACGAGCTGGGCACCACAACTAAGGATCATGGCTCACGAATCGGTTGGGGGTTTTTTGACTCACTGCGGTTACAGCTCAGTTATAGAGGCACTCTCCTTTGGACTTGCTTTGATCATGTTGCCATTCGCTATAGACCAAGGATTAATCGCAAGGGTTTTTGAAGGGAAGAAGGTTGGGATAGAAGTGCCGAGAGATGAGGAGGACGGGTCGTTTACGAGGAACTCGGTAGCTGAGTCACTCAGGATGGTTATTGTTGACAAGGAAGGATCCGCATATAGAGAAAATGCCAAGCAGCAGATGGCAACACTATTTGGAGATGAGACTATCAGCGATCGATGCATGGACCAATTTGTTGCCTTCTTACGAAGTCATAGAAAATTGCCTTCTGATGTGTCATCTGGTTATTGAGTATTATATATGTGTGCATTGtgttattatatatgtgtgcaTTGTGTTGGTAATTTTTGAGGTTGTGgtttaataaaagttattttataaaaaatattttttgttaagattggtctgatatttatatatgtttggttaaaattataattaaaattaaagttgaataaaaaataatttaatgtgatgGGTTAAacttggttttcaaattgaggttataaaataaataaaaaagatatttattaatattaataatttttaatttaaatattgtagatttaactattattattatatcattaaataaataatattttatatcaaatatttttaattattccattaacttatttacaatttcataacgtatgaaattcatccgataaggaccatagtttttatagttttttgaacGTGCaacaaaattaagtaaaatatatttagaaacaaaattgaaattgcaattAAATGCTACGTTATTATgcgatttttttaaatttatatagtgttattgaataatattaaatactaatttttaaataaaataaaattaaaaaaaattaattttttttttgtcacacaTGGTTCAACTAACAGTAAAGTCACTACTCACGtgattcattaattaatttatctaggACTAACCACATGAACAGTACCAAACGAATTAATTCAGTAAACAGTGTTTCAAATGATGATGCcgccaaaaatatattaaaaactccTGCTTGAGCTGAAAGAAGGAAGCAAACAAGAAATTGGATGGGctctttagttttttctttctctcggCATCAGGTAGGCAAAAGTGAAAAGCAGTAATTATTTGCCAAAACCGGCGGTAAAAACTGAATTATTAGTGAGACCCATCTTtagattttgtgtttaaaatgTTTATCAAACGTTTATAAATTATGGTTAAAACAAAACACAGTCTTAATCACATTAACAAaagattcttttttatctttaccTGTCTCCCtcattaatattttactttCTTCTGAGAAAAAGAATTGCACGTCAATCTCATATCCAATCTCCAGCAAATCTATTTCCAGTTGCAGCAACCACGCGTTCCAGCAGTAGCAACACAAATGCATAAATAGTTATTCACAGTTCAAACGCACCATAAGCAGGAAAATCAAACGTGGCAAAAACCAGACGCTGCAGAAGCAGCAAAAACAAATCGACAGCCATTAAAGTCTCCTTTCTAGACgcaaaaattagtttattgtCTGTCCGCGTGCAAAAATCCACTCTAATTTGTCTAAAGAAATCATTGCTAGAGAAATAAAGGTCTTTAAGCAATGCAAATTGCAAGCtacaattcaataataataataaaattgaaacgaAAGGTGGCCAGCAAGAACAGCTGGGCAGGAGAAGCTATCGCCAGCATCAATGATTACATTGAACAAATCAATAATTAGACCTTATAGGAATCAGGAACTTGTCTCTTCGGTAATGGAGGGACCGAGGCGTCTATCATCCCATGAGGGGTGGAGGGGTCCCGTTCATTTGTCTTCTATCCTTTTCCATTTAGCACTCTTTGatatttctagaaaaatattcTTCTTAATTAcaagtagtaataataaataaaaaagatgaacatCAATCCCTCTAATCGGGGACAATTTAGCACAAAAAGATCCACCTATATATCAAATGGATCACATCTTGTTTCTCTTGCTATCGAATGGACGATTAAGATCCCTCTAATCGTGatgtataatataataaaaaagaattatttataatttcaaagaTTCTCTTTACTTGTTAATGAGTTTCTAGTTGGAATGCATGATAGTGATCTattgataacaataataaaaaaaaatcacgggTGATTTACACCTCTTGCAAGTTGCAAGAGATGCTAACAAATATTTAAAGTATTGAAGGGGTTTTTTTCCGATTAAAAACCATGCATGTTGTCTGGTGAATATTTGGCATAATTTctgtttatatatgtttttagaagttttttaaaagtattttttatcttaaaaaagcactaaattgatttttttataatattttctgaaactttttatttattgatataaaaaacaaaaaaaaatatttaaaaatttattttaatacattttaatataaaaaactaatttaaaaaatatcctgcattataatctcaaatactccTGCGTGTTCTAAgcttataataattattaaaaagaaaacttttcACCCCAAAACAGGGTTACGTGCGATTACACTCCAAAGCCTGCACTATCATCcctaaccaaatatatatttatgaacaGACTCCTAAAGCTGAAAATGGATACCGATACATCCTCACGAATTTTAATCTGAATGCATACCAGGCCTTGGTTTAGGGTTCTATTACAGAAATGACATTTCTTGAAAAAGATGTACTGTATTTTATTGCCctttttaataaatcatttctcatatattaaaatttaagttttttcccgattaattttaaaaacagatCAATATTTGCAGATTAAtgcatgcataatttttttctatatttctgGGTAATTATCGAATATCTAACCTAACccatatttttacatattttttaaaaaattctttttaattttttgttgttgcaccTCATAAATCACATCTTAATAAATTAGTGTacagttttatatatttaataatctcagttttttaatttacatttaaggCTCGACATTAtatgcaatttaaaaatataaaattatataattaaatatcatcagTAATACCAGTGATATGTACTCATTAATAAATCATTCGCGATTGACatggttttatatttataaaaattatttaagatttttattatgtttagataTTGtgcttgttgttttttatttatttaaaaataacctgTATTATATACTCAACAAAAACACATCAATTGCCTAACTtacattatatattaattagtgtTTGCCAGATTGATATTATATACAATACCAGgagacaataaaaaataccaattttatatattcatggtcaataataattaattatcttatatttataaCCATACactaaactttaatttcaaagTAAAGTtagaaactttatttttatatttgttatacaatattctaataataattatataagaaaaaccaaataaaatatttttttcattttcttataaaataagatttatttaaaaaataaaggttgtattatgatatttattttataagcttcataacaattatatattaataataataaaaaactaaaaggtatAAAACTCGAATACAGAATAAAAGAATTGACTGAAATAAAGGTTgtattatgatatttattttataagcttcataacaattatatattaagaataaaaaaatattattttaatatatttataaaaaaatacttttaaaaaatatcaatcactTACCTTTCTAATAACATGTGTTGTAAcataactgaaaaataaaaaattgatgtgtAATGTGAGTGGTGTTTATGTAAAAACTAGAGTAACTTATATCTATATCGGTACATGTAGGTGgttatcccttttcttttgttttttaatccctTCTTTTGGTCTCTTAAGTTCTTATCGGCAGAGTAGACAACACGTCGTTGTTCTAATCCGATGTCTTTGACTTGTTACGTggtaataaaaattgatttttttttttttgcataaatggGCTAAAGGCCCAAGATAAAACTAACAAGCAAACCTCAACTCCCATGCACCAGTATAAATAATCTTTATACAaattttgcaagaaaaaaaaactatattgtttaaaatttatttattttatccaacTAGAAATAAttgaaccaaaaataaatatgagaaaACTTGGATCAATAGCATTCAatccaaataagaaaaaaagaaataaaaatgtcaTAAATTCGAGTTTGGGCCGATGGGGGGGTTTGCTTGCTTCTAGCGATATTTCAAGTCCAGTTTCAGTGCTGGTGGGTTCAACAGCAAATCATGAAAGCGCGTCGCAGCATAGAAATAATGGCTAGAGAAAGCTGCACGTGACATGAAAAATGGACGCCGTTTCATTACAATTCCTTGTGAACCGAAGCTTCGCCTCTCAATATAACTTCAACTAATGACAGGTTAGTTCCTTGGTAATACGGAGACGTAGATTGCACaacttttttgataaaaataaaaaaaaaagattgcagaacttatcaattcttttagAAGATATCTTTGATATTTGAAAACACAACTTCTTGTTATATTACAAGTTGTATATATTTAATCTACtgctttcaattaaaatttaagatttattttgcaATGATATGCTATTTTGACCTTCCAAAATTGCCATGCTCTATAATATTGAACCAGATCATCGTTTTTGCACTCCTTTAtgagtgagatttttttttttaaataattaggtgttgctattgttttattagcaaaaaacaattaaaccatGTTAGATCCAAGCGCCTACGAGTTTAACACATTGTTAAACTTATTTTCATTGGGCTTGATTGCATGTGAAACCTAAATACCTGTCGATCTGGTATTTTGCCAAACCCAACCCCCTTTAagccaaatttttatttagaaataagtTGTTAAAGTAAGAATTTAAGATTATCTTCTTTCTATTTCCTAGGAAGTCTAAAAGTTCTTTAAAGACcttttttacatcaaattaatattaatgttgcTTAATAAATAATGTGTAAAAGTTTTTTAATGGTGGATTGTATTTTTATCCATGTCAATATATatgttagatatattttttttcattaatatttataccaaaaatattttttattaatattaatatacatgtcagatatatttttcaactttaatACTATTaggataatattattatttatcatcttCTCTTCATAAAAAACCTCATAGGCTATAAGTAGAAATCACGACCAGCGAACAGTCCCAAATATTTTAATCTCTGAAGAAAAAAAGTCACACAACATCAAACCTTCAATAGGGTGCCATCAGTCACAGAACTGGATCTTAATTAACATCTGAAATTAATGGCATCTGAGTGAAGCATGGGCGGTATGCAATGCCCCTGCACCCAATATTGCCAACATGTCAAATTTGTgcacattttgttttgtttatctgTTATTTAACCGAttattaaatcttgaaaaatctAAATTCGGAGTTCGTTGTCGAGGAAAATCTAAATTTACTTGGAGATTTAGTTGAGAATAGataatttgattttctaaaaaCGTTGACAGAGTTTCAAATAAATGTCAACGATTTCTAGATTCACACAGACACACACAGACACAGACACagacacacacaaacacatcaCATGTACAGAAAACATGAGCTGGTATGTCTCAAGTTGAGTCTCtacctaaaaaaaacaaaacaagatttgGTTACACAACTGGAAACCAAAATTGTAGCTGCCAAAACTGTAAACTAATGGCTAGCAGAAGCTATGCCAACATGCTGTAACCAAAACAAATgtcttcaatatatttattatgtaaTCGACCGCCCCTTTCATTTCTTCAGTTTAATGTGTATATATTCTTTTCTAttctctctccttcttcttcttttaaaactAGGAAAGAATTGAGCAGGCTCGTTTATGGACTTCACGCCAAGAAACATCGTGAACGTAAGCGGAGATTGCTTCGACCATGTTAGAGTTTTCTCTGATGGAATGTGGAATGTAAAACATGGGGAGAGTATTCTTCAGCATTCATTGGTTCGTTTCCATGTTCAATTGATTGTGATTTTCCTGCTCGTGAACTCTTTTCACTTGGTGCTCCAACGATTCCATTTTACCCATTTCACCTCCGAGATCCTGGTAATATATCTGATTGCATTACTTCTACATGATTTGCAATTCTATTTGTTATGTATAGCATGGCATTGATTGTAAACTAAAGgtccattcctttttttttttcttttaattttgcacGGGACACCAATGGTGGTTTAGCAAACAAATTGATGTGTTTGTTCGTTGCTgatctttccttttcatttacttttggagttatagaaatggtttggtttttatctcAACCTGTTAGTTTGTGCTgctaattttctctctttaatgtTTACCAGGCAGGTATAGTATTGGGACAAACGGTATGGAGAGACAATGACAAATCAGAGCGCTTGTTCCCTACAGTAGTGCGCAATCAAGTCTTTGCTTCATTATCAAAGATTGGTTACATTCTGTTCTCGTTCTTGATTGGTGTGAGAATGGAACCAAGTTTGATATGGAAAACAGGAAGAACTGCCACTTTTTTAGCGACTCTGCTGTTCATATTCCATCACATAGCAATGCTAAGCATCGAGATCACGTTTGACGAAGACAAGGAGAAGTTAACTGCGGGATTCGTGCTTGCAAAAGAAGCATTTTCAGCTATATATTTTGCATCGATAACCACTACCGAATTTGTCATGGTCAGTACCATTTTAATGCAGCTTAAGATTATAAATTCGCAGCTTGGACACCTTGCTCTAGCATCCTCATTGTTATTCAAATTGGCAACCTTTGCAGTGGGAACTTTGTTTGGTTTCATAAATGCTTTTGTAAATATATCGTCTCAAGTGGGAACTCGGATCGTTATTTATTCTCTTGCACTTATCGTGTTTACTGTAGTCGTGTCGAGGAAAACAATGCTCTTCTTCATTAGAAGCACACCAGTAGGTAAGCCTATGAAGGAAATCTACACCACTATGACTGTAGGCGTACTATTTTTACTGTCAGCAATTGGTGACGAAGTAGGACTGCATTACATGTATGGCCCTTTAATACTTGGCCTGGCAGTGCCTGCACGGTCTCCTTTAGCTGAAGTCCTCGTAGCAAAGTTCGATACATTGGTTTCAGGATTTTTTCTACCACTCATGGCGGTGTTCTGTTCCTCCAAACTCAATTTATTTCAGTTAATCCACGAGTTTAAGGATGCTGTCCATCTCCAGATTTCGTTGATTGGATATGTGATGAAGCTGCTGGTAACTTTTATCGGGGCGTATTTTTGCAAGATACCTTTAAGACATGCTATTGCCCTCACAATCATCTTGAATGCCAAAGGCATCACTGAAATTGCACAATTTTTAAGCTTCGGTGACATTACGGTACATCTCGCACTACTTTctattatttagaatttaaataCCAGTGGATGTTTGTGAAACAAGCACCTAATAACTCTATCTGCATTCGTTTCCGTTAAAAATTCCCAATTTGTGCAAACGTCTCATTGCTTTTTCTCTCATCAAGATTGCTTTCTTTCTCTCAGGAACTAGACGCGGCCTCTGGAATTTTCTTAGTATTTCTGTTACAAGCATTTCAGCCACTCCTTATTAAAAAGCTTTACAATCCTGCAGACCAATACATTGGGTACCAGAATAAATCCATTGAGAAGGCTTCTGATGATGCGGAGCTCCAGATACTTGCCTGTGCACACAGGCAAGAGGATGCTGTTGCGGCAATCAAGCTCTTACAGTATTCCAATCCTACAAAACAAAGTCCCTTGTCCGTTTATGTACTTTGCTTGGAGGAACTCGTTAGCAGTTCCACCCCTCTTCTAATCAATCACCAATTAGGCCAAAAAATGTCCTCTTACAAGGTATCCCGCTCACAACCAATCATTGACATCTTCAAGTTTTTTGAGTCACAGTACAAGAAGTTCGTCCGGGTGAATATGTTCACTGCCGTATCGCCACTAAAACAGATGCATGAGGACATTTGTTGGCTCTCTTTTGACAAGGCTTGCTCCCTAATAATACTTCCATTTCATAAGAAATGGAACAGCAAAGGCAAAATGGTTTCCAGCAACACTGATACAAGGAACTTGAATATTACTGTTCTGGAAAGGGCACCTTGTTCTGTTGGCATCCTCATTGATCGTAGTAGAACCCAGGGCTTGTCTTCTATCTTCCTCGCGTCAACATATCGTGTGGCTGCACTGTTCTTCGGAGGCCCAGATGATAGGGAGGCAGTTGCTTATGCCTTAAGGATGGCAGGAAGATTTGGACTTCAATTAACAGTGATGCGTTTCATCACCCCTACTACTGAGCAAGTCTATCATGATTGGGATTACATGCTTAACAGTGAATTTTTGAGAAACTTGAAATTTGGAGTGTCAGAAAGTAGTAGTATCAATTATAAAGAGGAGACTGTGAGAGATGGAGCTGACACATCATCCATAATTAAGTCAATGGTGGGGGGTTATGACCTTATCATGGCAGGGCGGCGCCATCAAACTGAGCCACAAGCTTTATCAGGCCTATCAGAATGGATGGATTTGCAAGAGCTAGGGCCGATAGGGGACCTGCTTGCTTCCGAGGATATTACCAGTGCAATTTCAGTTTTGGTGGTTCAACAGCAGATCATGAAAGCAAGTCACAGCAGTACTTTGAATTAATCATTTGCAAGGTGTACACTTGCATTGGATGGCGAGAGAAAATACCGCAAGAACTGAGAATTCTCCGCTCCTTTTATCATGACATGAGAAATTATGAATGTCTGCTCATTACAAACCTCGAGAAGCTACGCCTAACAGGAACATGGAGGATTTGACTATAATTGATTTCATTTCATCTATTGATCGAAGAATTGATTTCTGTACCCGCAACATTTTGGGTGCCGACAATTCCATGCTATGTTACCGTTGAGAACCTAATATCCCCAAAATCCCAGCTCTATAAAGCCATCTTCCCTCCAGAAAACGAAGGAGGCGGTTAAAAGAAGGGACGAGGAAAGGCAGaggcaattgaaaaaaaataagataaaaaattacgTGGATGATGAAAGGTTCAAGGATAA is part of the Populus alba chromosome 10, ASM523922v2, whole genome shotgun sequence genome and encodes:
- the LOC118043364 gene encoding cation/H(+) antiporter 4 is translated as MDFTPRNIVNVSGDCFDHVRVFSDGMWNVKHGESILQHSLVRFHVQLIVIFLLVNSFHLVLQRFHFTHFTSEILAGIVLGQTVWRDNDKSERLFPTVVRNQVFASLSKIGYILFSFLIGVRMEPSLIWKTGRTATFLATLLFIFHHIAMLSIEITFDEDKEKLTAGFVLAKEAFSAIYFASITTTEFVMVSTILMQLKIINSQLGHLALASSLLFKLATFAVGTLFGFINAFVNISSQVGTRIVIYSLALIVFTVVVSRKTMLFFIRSTPVGKPMKEIYTTMTVGVLFLLSAIGDEVGLHYMYGPLILGLAVPARSPLAEVLVAKFDTLVSGFFLPLMAVFCSSKLNLFQLIHEFKDAVHLQISLIGYVMKLLVTFIGAYFCKIPLRHAIALTIILNAKGITEIAQFLSFGDITELDAASGIFLVFLLQAFQPLLIKKLYNPADQYIGYQNKSIEKASDDAELQILACAHRQEDAVAAIKLLQYSNPTKQSPLSVYVLCLEELVSSSTPLLINHQLGQKMSSYKVSRSQPIIDIFKFFESQYKKFVRVNMFTAVSPLKQMHEDICWLSFDKACSLIILPFHKKWNSKGKMVSSNTDTRNLNITVLERAPCSVGILIDRSRTQGLSSIFLASTYRVAALFFGGPDDREAVAYALRMAGRFGLQLTVMRFITPTTEQVYHDWDYMLNSEFLRNLKFGVSESSSINYKEETVRDGADTSSIIKSMVGGYDLIMAGRRHQTEPQALSGLSEWMDLQELGPIGDLLASEDITSAISVLVVQQQIMKASHSSTLN
- the LOC118043172 gene encoding putative UDP-rhamnose:rhamnosyltransferase 1, which translates into the protein MDEPGELHIAMFPWLAFGHIIPYLELAKLIAQRGHKISFISTPRNIQRLPSIPPNLTPRINLVSLSLPHVENLPNNAEATIDLPFDKIPYLKEAYDRLQDSLFHFLHSSSPDWIIFDFAPYWLPEIATKLGISGVFFSIFGAGTISFAGPSYSAMLNGDDPRTEPQHFTVPPKWVTFPSKVAFRIHEAKRFLDQIEVNSSGVTDIFRWGSVLAGCDVIALRSCLELEADFLRLVEDLHCKPVIPVGLLPPSAQFSEGGVDEKWVTISEWLDKQTQGYVVYIAFGSELTMNQNEITELALGLELSGLPFFWAFRNRDDSVRLPDGFEERVKGRGVVWTSWAPQLRIMAHESVGGFLTHCGYSSVIEALSFGLALIMLPFAIDQGLIARVFEGKKVGIEVPRDEEDGSFTRNSVAESLRMVIVDKEGSAYRENAKQQMATLFGDETISDRCMDQFVAFLRSHRKLPSDVSSGY